TCTGGGGTGCCCTCCCTTCGGGCCGCACCCTCAAAGGTTCTGATGGCCAGGCCTTTCTGCCGCACATCGGTTCATTCGTATGGCAGATCCTGTGCTTGCACGGACCAAGACCGAGTAGATCGCCATCGACAGCaggcttttgtaaataaagttttattgacacACAGACACATCCATTCACTCACGTATTGTTTATGGCTGCTTATTGTCTAAGGCTACAATGGCAGAGTGGAGTAGTTGCCACGGTGACCATCTGGCTCGCAAAGCTGAAAATACTTATTGTGtagtcctttacagaaaaagtttgctaacTGCTGGTCTAGGTGGCATGAGTAGGCAGGCATGCGAGGAACTACAACCCAAGGCGGAACACGATAAGTGGCATAAAGGGCTTCTGAGAAAGTTCTAGGAAGTCCAGCTAGAGAAGCCAGAAACGGGTTCACCGATGACAAAGCCTTTGAGGGAGGCCCTGAAGAGGCTGAATAGGAGTTTCCGAGCAGGGCCGCAGAGGGGGAAGCGGGCACGCCGGGGGCAGGAATGGCACGAGCAAAGGCGTGGAGGGGGGAAAGAACAGGCCAGCGGCAGAACGACGGACACGTGGTGAAAGGTCAGGTTGGCTGGAGACAAGCATTAGGTACACAAGCACAGCCAGACACACGAGAACACGTGCCCACGTGGCAGATGGAGACGGGCGTGCGCCTTGCTGTCGCTGTCACACACACGCCCGGGCACCCTGCTGTGACCCTGGCCTCtccctctgcccccctcccccccagtgcAGCCCTGACCTCAATGAATGTGCTGTTCCACACCCGGGCCTGCACGGTCATGTTGGTGACGACCAGAGCATCCGGAATGGGGCACTCCAGCCACACGCAGTGGGCACGGCCATTGGCACAGGTCTGTGGGGCAGGGAAACATGAGACACCAGACGGTCTGGAACCTCCAGATTCTCCAGGCTTCGCTCCTCACCTTCGACTCCCGCAGGGGGCTGACCTCGTCCCCTCGCTCACAGACCCCCACCCCGCCACACGCACACTCACGCTCACGCACATGGAAGAGACATTCCTTGGGCTGAGCAGAACAGGTACCAGGGACATGGACAATGACATCTGGCCCCTGCTCAGGCAGGTGGGGTCCAGTCCCTGacaccccttccccagccctcctcccgcCCGATCTCATGCCAACTTTCTCCCCCAGGACACCATCTCCCAACTCTCCACCGAGCTGGACCTCAATATGCCTCCCAGGCCTGGTCCCAGGTGCCCTTCCTGGAGGGGGAACCCTGAACCacccaccctctccctcccccaacacTTCCTCCTGCCCTCTAGTTCTTGAGCAGCTATATCTCCTCTCAACAGCTTAGGGTTCCCTGGAATAGTGCCAGCATCTTCTCCTCTGGTCATCATCCTGTTTGCTCCCCCAAGTAAGGGGCTGTGCCTCCCCCATCCGAGGGGGGCGCACTCTGGGGGCAGGAGCTGGCCTCCCTCTGCAGGAGGGTTCCTGAGGGGAGGGGCCCCATCACCTCATCAGACCGGGGTCTCGTGGTGAGTAGCACCTATCTTCCTTGCTTGGTGTGCCCCCAGTGCCCACGCACCCTGGGATGGGTTGGCCACTCACCAGCAGGGTCTCAGAGTTGGCTTTTTTGGCAGCGGCCAGAGTGACAGGTGGGGGGCCCTGGCCTCCCCCAGGGTCCAGCTGCCGCCGCCTGCGCTGTAAGGTTGACAGTCCATCCCCGGGCACCTAGAGAGAGAGATTTGCTGGGAAGGGAGAATGGGAACAGGGGTGGGAAGACGAGGAAGAGGTGGGGGAGAACCAGGATCCCAAGGTGGTATGAAGGGAAACAGGGAAGACACCGGCCTTTCTGCCCTACAGCATGCAAATGAGATGGAATGCAAATGAGATGCAAATAGAAGTCAAAACTAGCATCCTTACTGAAAGAGTGAGGTTGAGAGGGTTGACAAAGTTTCCCGGTGGCCAGCAGGGCCAGGACCCATTGCCGTGGACAGTGATCTCCGTAGGGTAGAGCAGCCACTTGCCATTGGCGACTTCATAGGGCCACTCCAGTCCCAGGACCAGGGTCCCCAGGGCTGCCAGCCCTTCTCCCATTGGGCCCACCTGTGGGCACAAGGGACATGTCCATCTCACCCTGCTCCAACCCTCCACCCTTTGGCTCCAGACCCAGAGAGAACCCCCCCATCACCCTTCCCAGaagcccccagcccagggccaccCTTCTTAGGAACCCCTTACCTGGAACTCAAACTTGAGGGGGCTTCCCACATCCTCCACGGTTTTCATGCCAGACTCGCCCATCACTGTCCCCCCAAAGAAGCTTTGCAGGCGGTGACTCACCCTAGGGTTAAGAAAGGTGTCAGACTCTTAGGGGCAGGAGGCTCAAGGACCTGGCAGAAGAGGCAGATGCCAAGGAAGTGTCCTCTGACATCAGGCAGGCTTGAGTGTAGACCTCAGCTCTGCCACCCAGGTCACTACTAACTGTGTGGCCCCAAACAAGTTATTTatcatctctgagcctcagtttcctcatctgtacaatggagtTAATAGGAATTGCTACTTCACTAGCCTGTTGTGAGATGACACATATAAAATCCTTAACACAATGACCTCTCGAGAAACGGTAGGGCCATGCCAATGCCTTGGCCCCAGGGTCACTGAttcctccacttctgcctgctttacagggacaaaaataaaaataacagcaaagaCAGTGAGGGATGATGATCCGGGGGAAGTGGAGGCCTGAGGATTCCAGCCCCAGAGGGGAGTGTCAGAGGAGCCTGGGAGACATGCAGGGGACAAGAGGTCCCGACTCGGGCAGAGCGGGTGGTGTGGGAGGGGGTACCCACATGTTGAGCGAGGCCTGGAGTGTGTAGTCCACCAGCAAAGTTAGGGTCATGGGCTGTAGGTTGTCCTGGTGACTGGATCTGGGGAGGGGTAGGAGAGGGGACGTGTCAGCTCAGGCCCCAGGACACCGTGGCCCGACCCGGCCTGGCTTCTTCAGGTCACTCACGTGGAGAGCTGCAGCTGCGCCTGGAGGTCCCTTGTGTGCAGGGTCACCCCGATGACCTCGAAGGCGATGAGCAGCTCCATCTGCCACGAGGGTCAGGGGATGCAGAGGGGGAGGGAGTGTTTGGGGCCAGCAGGAGTGACGCCAATGGAAAGAGGGGATACAGGCTCTGCCAGGGGCTTGGTTCTCTGGCCTCCCCCCACCAACACGTCTCCACCCTTTCACCCTCCCACCCTCCTTCCCTCACCTCTGCCTCTCTCTACCCCCTTTTCTCCTTCAGGTAACTCCTCTgctacttttttttccctatctggttgtgtcatcatctttttttggtgtgttgctttgcCACCCAGCGGGCCCGCACCTCCCCACCTCTCCTCTCCTTGCACagcaggtctgggacaccttttttcttttttctttttctttttttaccagtaGGTCCTGggagttcgatccccaggaccctCGTCCTCCACCCCATAAATGGGAATTCAACTTCTCGAGCCACAGACACTTCCCTGCTCTGCTCCTTTTTAGCTGCATGGCCTTGGGCAAATGACGAGAACTTTCTAAACCTGTGTTTCACCCCTCCCCTGCTCTGATCTTTGATCAAGGAAGCTCTGAGAAACAGGTAGGCAGAAGCAAGAATAACGAGCTCATCGGAGGTGCGGCCTGGGGCCCACGAGCCCTGAGAGGATCTGACCAGTGCTCACCCGCTGGTTCCGTTTGAAAGGGTTCCCCAGCTCGCAAAGGATAGTCTCGTTGGCCTGGCAGGCCCCAGGCTGAGGAAGGAAGACAATAAGGTTAGGGTCCCGTCCCTAAGTTTGCACCATCCCTCCCCTAAGACGCAGGGCTAGAAGCCCTGGGGGCTGGAGACAGGCTCCCTAGCAGCGGAGCTGCTGCAGGCCCCGGGAGGACCAGCCAAGGCCAGGGGAACGCAGCGCGGAAGCTGCGCAGCCCTGGCTGCTCTGAGCGGCGGACGCTCACCGGGCGCACGGAGGACAGCAGCAGGGCGGGTGGCACAGCCAGGGTCAGCAGAGCCTCGTGGGCGTCTTCCCCGGCCCGCTCCTGGCTGGGGACGTTGGTCACGTTGATGCTCAGGAGCAGCTTCCGGACGTCTCGGCTGTACTGGAGCCTGAGTGGAGGACCCCGGGGCTAAGGTAGAAGCCCTGCTCCCGGGGCCTCCCCAGGTCAGTGGGAGCCGCCCTGCCTGCGGCCCGCGGGTCTACCTGGTAAGGAAAGCCGCCTCTCGAGACAGCCAGGCCCCGCCCTCTAGCCCCACCtggcctcccccctcctcccgggCCAATCAAAGCCCCGCCGCCTCAGCCTCGCCGCCCTATGAAGCCCCGCCCCTGGCGCCGAGGCCCCGCCCCTCGGATCTTCCGCCTtggggccccgcccccggccaggGACGGCCCCGCCCAGCGGCGCGGCGCGGAGCCCACCTGCTCTGCGGCTGCATCTGCTCGGACACGAAGGCTGCCCGCATTTGCAAATTGCTGTCGCACTTATTGTCCGGCCCGCACTCCTTCTGGAACTGGACCTAGGGGCCGCGGAGGCGTGAGGGCCCCCTCCCCACCGCGTCCTCCGGCCCCACGGCCCCTCCCGGCCCCGGCCCCACCCACCTCGGTGCGGTTCTCCAGAGCCTGCGCCTGGTTGAGGACCGGGTAGGCGTCCAGGGACCGCAGCCCCAGCCGGGGGCGCTCGGGCATCCGCAAGGGCAAAGAGTAGTtcatggagatgatgatggggCGGAGTTTGTCGCGGACGTTgtcctgggggggcggggggggggagaaggctgGCTGAGCCCGGCCTGGCTCTGCTGCCGGCCGAGTTGAAGCCTCATACCACCCCCATCTCCCAAGGAGGAGCAAGGCCGTCCCCTCCATCCAGAAGACAGCTCCCTCGCGCCACCCCAGTAAGACTGAACCGTCTCTAACCTGATCCCAGCTTGAGACTTCCTACCACCGCGACTCCCCAGACAGGAGCTGGGGCCCCTTCTCAGAGAGCTCTGCAGGGAGGCCaagtctccctcctcccccagaggGCCCAGGAGGAGCTCTCCCCCCCAGCCTGATGTCCCAGAGAGGGGCCGAGCCCCTCCCCACCAGGTTAGCTGAGCCAAGGTCCTCACATGCCTTACCTCTCCCAGAGGTGAGAACCCTTTGGCCGCCATCCCCTCTGGCAGCCTCTCTCTGCCCTCCCGGGTGCTGTACCCCTACAGACCTAAGACCTCCCAGGCTGCCTTCCTGGTCCTCATTTCTGGGGACACCCCAATCCCTCAGCCTTGACCTGGGGGTCTCTGCCCGCCTTCCCAGGGGATGGTGGGACCCCTGCCCGCCTCTCGCCCTCCCTCACCATCAGGAGCAGCTCCAGCGTCTGGCAGCGCATCTCGGGCATGGAGAAGAAGCCGTGGAAAACAGCCGACTGGCTGCGGGCAAAGCGgaggcggggcgggcggcggTCCCGGTCGGCCTCGAGGGTGTAGGCCAGGGCTGCGGGCGGGCAGAGCAGTCAGCAAGTGGCCAGGCGAGCAGGCCCCCCTCGCCCTGCACCCCAGCACTCACTGATGTTTCGCCTGTAGTTGGGGTTCCCAGCACTCTGGTTGTAAGCAAAGCACAGCTCCACCTGCACACTGTTGGGGGGGCAGACAGGAGGGCGCGTTCATGGGGGGACCCAGATATTCACAGCTCAGCCACCAtatgtatattatttatttatctgcgcTCTTAGGGTGTACAGGGTGCTATGGGAAGGGCTTTTGGCATATTAAGCTCCTCTTACAGGTGAGGCATCTGAGACCAGAGAGATTAAAGGTTTGCCCGAGGTGGTCCTCCATCTTTCCTAGGcgtctcctcctccctcttcctctagGGCCTCACCCCCCAGAGCCTGCCCCTGCTGCTGCCGTGGCATAGCGGCCACTTGGAAAGGGGCAGACTGGGTGAACCAGGCAGACCGGAGCTCCCATTCCTAACCACTATGCCTACCGACCACCACCCCACCCAGCTTCACCCACCACCTCCCACGAGGAGTTGTGCTTTGAGTAGGTTGGGTGGGAAGGCAGTGCTTACCCCAAGCTCAGACCTCTAAGGGTGAAATAAGGGTTGTcaaggggggggggcggtttgAGAGCTGACCTCTGTaggaggggcagggggacagAGCAGAGGCTGAGAGTCTCACCAGGAGGTGGCTGTGCAGAGCGTGGGGTCCAACACGGACGGCCTGGCCACCAAGGTCCTGTGGAGGATGTTGATGACGGGCCGGGCCCTgcacagaagccagaagccaggggGCCATCAGTGCCTTCCAGCTGCCCCAACCCAGGCCGGGGCCGGACTCAGGCTTCTGTGGGCCTGGGTCAGAGGAGGACCGAGTTGGGGCTCCATGCCGGCAGGGCTGAAGGAGAGAGAGGGCCGCATTTCCCGTCCCCCACTCACCGCAACAGCACGATGTGGTCTGACAGGCTCCCCACTAGCAGGTCTGGGTAGAAGTTCTCGTCCACGTCCATCCGCCCACTCAGGGAGTAGCCGAAGGTGGCCAAGCCAGGCAGGCCCAGTTCCCTTCCGTGGATTACCTGGGGGCAGGGGCAACAGTGGGGGCTGGCTCTGGGGAGCGGGACCCAGGGGAGGGAAGGCAGGCAGGCGGGCTCTGGTCCATACCTGCTGGGGCTGTCTGGGGAGTCCCCCGGAGCCACTGTGGTAGATGTACACTGTGCCTGCGCCCGAGCCCTCGAACGGGGCTCCCACAGCAATGTCTGGGGAAGAGAGGCGGGATGGAGTCAGCCCGGGTCGCGCTGGCCCCACATCTCCCCACTGCCGGGCTTCAGGCCAGAACAGCAGCTCCGGCTTCAAACCAGGACTGTCTGGAGCCCAGCTGCCTCCTTTTATAGGTGGGAGAGTAGGTCCaggaaaggggaagtgacttaCCAAAGCCACACAGCAAGTTTCCGTCACAGCCAGGCCTAAAGCTCAGGTGCCTGCCCGCTGGCCTGGTGTGTTTTCCCTTTATGGTGGCTTCCGCCTGCCTGACCACCTCCCCTCCAGACACGCCTGATTCTCCCACTGATGGAGTAAACCTCGTTGACCAGCAGGGTCAGAAAAGAGGCGCTCCCCATTGGTGACTTTGCCAGGGAATGGTGGAGCCCTGTCCCCTTTAATCCTCAGGAGAGTGCTACAGGGAAGGCAGGACTGTGCCCACTTTACACATGAGGAGAGCCAATGGCACACACTCGAGGGCAGAGACAGGGCCTTTGAGCCCATCTTCTCTAACACCAGGACCTGTGACTAATCACAACACTGGACTGAACTTTACTTGTTAAAGTGCTAGGCGTTGAAAAAATTGTAATACTCTTCTGAccattatttccacaaataaaCCCAAAATGTGTTAATATCCTCTTGAACTTCACTGAACtcctttttatttgcttttctttctttctttttttaaccggATAAAGCCTAGCTAACCAGGAAACCAAGCTTGTTGTAAAGGTATGTATGGGGGcaggacgggggtggggggacagaaaCCAAGGAACTCTTCTATCAGTGAGTGTGTGGGCTTTGCTGACTGAACTTTCTGGACGCATTTAGGCTGTTCAGAGGCTCCTCTGCCTTCCCTTTGGTTCTCAGCTGTGTCCTGGGAAATTGAGGTGGTTAGAGCAGTGACTTCCAATAAGCCAGGTGCTCCTGCGGCAACCAGCTCAGTCCCTTggtctgtccctctccctgacacTCGGGTCTGATTGGTCCCCAAGTCTCGCAGAGTACTGGTGCTGTACCCTATGTCCAGGGCTCCCACCTTGTCCCAGCCTTTATCACGCACCTGGTATACCACCTTCTTGATCTTAAAATCTCCAGCCTTGCTTCCCCTCAACCATCCCACACGCCCATCTAGAGTCATCTTTCAAGGCACCCAGCTCATTGTGTCACATCCCTGCTCCAAAAGTTTCACCAGATGCCCTGGCCATTACCCAAATATAAAGCCTCAGGTCCTCTGCCCTGCATTCAGAGCCTCTGTCCCCAGGCTGCCTCTCCAGCCTCTTCTTTTATGTGAACCTGCTGGATTGGACATGTCAGGCAAGCATCCCGTACTCATGCTGAGCCCCTTCTATTCCTCCCTGTTGTGCACGCTCAGGCCAGCCTTCAATGCCCAGCAGCACGTCCACTCCTCCAGGAGGTCCACCGAGCTTGCCTCTGGTTGCCGCCTCTGCCCGCCCTCTCTAGTAATCCTGGGGCCAGGGCCCTGCTCTGTCCCCTCTACAGGTCCCATCAAGCCTGGCATGCAGCTAGTGCTCAGCTAGTGGGCATGCTGGgagtggagtgctggctcatACCCTGGAATCCATCCTGGTTGATGTCACCAATGCTGGCCACTGAGAAGCCGAAGGCAGAGCGGCTGGGGCCGTGAAGAAGGAGGGAGGGGTGGGCTGGGAAGGAGGTGCCCGCCTGGTTCATGAAGACATAGATGGCCCCCCCTACCTCCTCTTTCCGCTCAAAGTAGTAGGGGGCACCCACCAGGAGGTCTTGCCACCTGTACAGcagagaaggaagggggaaagggggagtgtgAGGTCAGTCCCCAATATGTAGCATAACCCTTGTTTAGCAGGCACGAATGTGCCAGGACATACGGCTGTGCAAAGGGCCCCTCTGGCCATAGGTCACAGGAAGGACAGGGAAATGTCAATGTGACCCACCAAATAGAAAACACATGTTGGGGAGAAGCCATGTAGGCACAGAGCACATGGCTATAGCACCCACATCCACTAGAGCCATAGGAACAACAGGCACAGACAAGCAAATGCAGGTGTCATGCATATGACATGCACATACTCAGAATCTTGTAAAGTTTGATTGCAAATCAACACGCAAAGTTGACTTGCCAATTCCTGCGAACATCGTGCAAATAAGGACACAACTCTCAAACAAGCACGATTTCCCTGTCCTGCATTGGATGAGCTCTCCCCATCTCCCACCTCTCTCCCTGGCCCCAGTGAACGTCCCCAGACTCTCACCCATCATTGTTCAGGTCTGCCAGGGCAATGGCGCTGCCAAAGTAGGCGCCCACCTGGGTGCCCTCCACCACCTGCCTCCTCCGTAAGTCTCCGCCTGCTTCCTGGCTCAGCAAGAAGACAGCACCCACGTGTCGATGGCGCGGTGCACCCGTCACGATGGTGATGTCTGAGGGGTGCAGGATGGCACTGCCCACCTGCACCGTGTATCCTGGGATGGGGGAAGGCTGTCAACCAAGGCCCTGGTAAACTCTGTCTCCCTCTACTCTGGACTCAAGCCCTGCATAACCCCCTTTTCAATATCCTCTATTCCCATTTGAGCAAGAAAGTGGACCCTGGATTCGTAGCTGCTGCACCCCAGCCCCCCTGCCCACACACTGGACtgtgagctccatgagggcagggactttgcATTCTGAGTGCTCAGAACAGGGTCTGATATATAGATGGTGCTCAAAAAATGTGTGCTAGTTGAACAGAATGCTCCTAGTCACTCCCCACCCATGACCTCACTCTCCCATCAGCCAGGTTCTGCACCCCTTCCTCCTTTACCATGCAGTCGGCCACCCCAGCGGACTTACCAATATAGAGGTTTCCTTGATCTTCTGGGTCCTTGTAACTGTACTCGAATAAATCCCACTCCTTCCGCTGAATCATGTAACTGTTTCCTTCACAAGAATGGGGAGCGGGGAGCTCCAGTCACCACCCCTTTCCTCCACCAGGTCCAGAGTCCTCTCCCAGATAAGGATAATACTAACCCCTTTGATCTGTGCACCCTGCCATTTGCAAATCACTTCCTCTTTATtttaacaattctgtgaagtagAATCGTGATCCCCATTTGCAGGTGAAAAAGTGAGATTCAGGGAGGGGAACTGATGTGCAGCTCGTCCCCTGAGAAGCTAGTTGTAGACACAGGACTGGAATCCAGTTATTCAAACTCGTGACTTGGTGCCTTCTCTACTAGGTGGCTGTCCTCCGTTCTCTAGACACTGAGGTCAGATTCCAGCCGTTCTCTCCTTCTGGTCCTGAGCTCAAACTTGGGGCTGCCTACCTGGTCCCTGCTAGAGATTGCCTGGAGCTCCAGGCCCTAAGGGACCAGGGGCCAGGAGTCAGGGACAGAGGAGGAGGCAAGGCTCCTGCCTTAGCCTTACGTGGGCTCAGGGCTGTGACCACGTCCCAACCCTCTGATGGTCAAGAAGAGGAGATCCATGGGCTCCTTTGCTGGTGACTCTAAGGGGAAAAGGGTCCCAGTTGCCACAAGCTGTGTGGCAGAGAGAGGCAAAGAGATGGAGGGAGCAGGAGCCTTAATCAGAGTGTGCAGTGTGGTGGTTACAAGCACATACTTGACAGGAGGAAATACGCCAGAGCCCCTAGAATGATCACCTTATGGGTatgacatgaaaaaatgtccacaCTTCCTTGATAAGTGAAAAGAGAACATAGCAGAACAGCGTGTCTAGTGTGATTCTGGTTGtgtctgggaaaaaaaaaaggacatgtatatattctttttaaaaagtctggaaggagggagcagatatggctcaagaagttggacgcccacctctcacatgggaggtcctgggttcagttcccagtgcctcttaaagaagacaaatagataatgagcaaaacaacaacaatgagcaaaacagatgAGGCAGCCATCTCAGGGGGGAACGAAAAGTCTAGAAGGATCTAAAAGATACTATGAATGCTGGGAAATGAAACTAGGGAGatgggtattttatttttctatattttatctcTATTTTTACCAGATCCTTCTGTACTATTTGGTTATTGTACCAGGACCGTGTCCTACTTTTAGGTTTTTTTagattggtgcaaaagtaattgctgttttgcattgctgaaatttgcagtttgatattggcatgcatttttaaataaatgtggttatgttatatatcatttcaatgtgcatttcttgctttatgtttttttgctaatgacattacttgctgttcattttatatttattttagactatggaaatgatgttagacaaaaagcaaatttaagcaattttcttatctgagttcaaaatgggttgtaaagcaacggagacaacttgcaacatcaacaatgcatttggaccAGGAACTGCTAAATGAAGGTACAGTGCAGtgatggttcaagaagttttgcaaaggaggtggcggacttggcccagtggttaggacgtccgtctaccacatgggaggtccgcggttcaaaccccggacctccttgacccgtgtggagctggcccatgcgcagtgttgatgcgcacgaggagtgccctgccatgcaggggtatcccccacgtaggggaaccccatgcgcaaggagtgtaccccctaaggagagccgcccagcgcaaaagaaagtgcagcctgcccaggaatggcgccacacacacggagaactgacacaacaagatgacacaacaaaaagaaacacagattcccgtgccactgacaacagaagcagacaaagaagatgcagaaaatagacacagagaacaggcaaccggggtggggggaaggggagagaaataaataaatctttaaaaaaaaaaaagaagttttgcaaaggagacgagatCCTTGAAGATGAGGGGTGTAGTGGCcggccatcggaagttgacaacCAATTAAGAGCAAtattgaagctgatcctcttacaccTATTGCCAAGGAGCTCAATGTGGTCCATTCTACAGTCATTCGGCATTTGAAACAAATTGGAAAGGTAAAAAAAGCTCGAGAAGAGGCtacctcatgagctgactgaaaatctaaACAATCATCATtctgaagtgtcatcttctcttattctacagaACAAAGAACCATTTCCCAATCGGATTGTgatgtgcaatgaaaagtggattttatatgacaaccagcaatgaccagctcaatggctggaccaagaagaagctccaaagcacttcccaaagccaaacttgcaccaaaaaaaggtcacaGTCACTGTTTGCTGGTCTGttgccactacagctttctgattcctggtgaaaccattacatctgagaagtatactcaggaaattgatgagatgcactgaaaactgcaatgcctgcagccggcattggtcaacagaaagggcccaattcttttcTACAACACCCGACAGCACGtcgcacaaccaatgcttcaaaagttgaacgaattgggctatgaagttttgcctcatccaccatattcacctgacctcttgccaactgactactacttcttcaagcatcttgacaactttttgcagggaaaacgcttctacaaccagcaggatgcagaaaatgctttccaagagtttgtcgaatcccaaagcatggatttttacaccGCTGGAATAAACGAACAATTCTTTTTGgttaaaatgtgttgattgtaatggtttctattttgataaataaagatatgtttgagcctagttataatgatttgaAGTTCATGGTCTGaaaccgcaattccttttgcaccataTATTGACTTAGGTCACATATATGTCAATATAACATCATTTCTAAATAGAATGTTAAACTTTGGGACATAGACAGAAGTAATAAAAGTGTATTAATGCGTCATTATACACAGATAATGCTTTCAACCTACGATGcacttttctgctttcttttacaCTATAAACACTTCTGTTCCTTTTGTGCCAACCTAATAAATCGATAAACTGGAGTCAGATGGAAATGAGTTCCAATTCAGGTTTCCTAATTTACTATTGGCCTTGGCAATTTATTTAAGTTCTCTAagactctgttttcttttctgttaaatGGGTATAATAATACTGTTGATTCTCGTTCTTCTCAGTAGTTACATCTAAAACATTGCCGTGAACACTGAATTAGGATATACTGAACCACTGATGCTAGAGGAAATACAGGGTGAGGTTCCCATGAGCCTCTAGTCACAATATTTTCACCAACCAATCAATACATCCTATCTGTTTAAAGATGCcttatttcatatatattgttAATTCATTAACATTGCGCTCACGTTCAAGAGCACAATGACCCATGTCTGAGCAAAGCTGGACCAGCTTGAACTTAGGAACGCTAGGCAGCACttgggggccattttaaacaATGATATCACTAGGAAAAAGcaggaaaatgtgaaaaagagTCACAGAATGTAGCATGGAAAGGGCACTTGTTTACAGTCTGAGAGCTGCGACAAGAACGCAGAGCATCGCTTCACTCGGCCTCAGCTAGGAATGTGCGCATCTGGTGACTCAAATTTTTCACCACCTGGGGCATGTCCACCAGTGACCACAAAAGCACCAAAAGTATTGG
This genomic stretch from Dasypus novemcinctus isolate mDasNov1 chromosome 21, mDasNov1.1.hap2, whole genome shotgun sequence harbors:
- the ITGA3 gene encoding integrin alpha-3 isoform X4, with product MDIKEKSDPDHHIIEDMWLGVTVASQGPAGRVLVCAHRYTQVLWSGTEDQRRMVGKCYVRGNDLELDPNDDWQTYHNEMCNSNTDYLETGMCQLGTSGGFTHSTVYFGAPGAYNWKGNSYMIQRKEWDLFEYSYKDPEDQGNLYIGYTVQVGSAILHPSDITIVTGAPRHRHVGAVFLLSQEAGGDLRRRQVVEGTQVGAYFGSAIALADLNNDGWQDLLVGAPYYFERKEEVGGAIYVFMNQAGTSFPAHPSLLLHGPSRSAFGFSVASIGDINQDGFQDIAVGAPFEGSGAGTVYIYHSGSGGLPRQPQQVIHGRELGLPGLATFGYSLSGRMDVDENFYPDLLVGSLSDHIVLLRARPVINILHRTLVARPSVLDPTLCTATSCVQVELCFAYNQSAGNPNYRRNITLAYTLEADRDRRPPRLRFARSQSAVFHGFFSMPEMRCQTLELLLMDNVRDKLRPIIISMNYSLPLRMPERPRLGLRSLDAYPVLNQAQALENRTEVQFQKECGPDNKCDSNLQMRAAFVSEQMQPQSRLQYSRDVRKLLLSINVTNVPSQERAGEDAHEALLTLAVPPALLLSSVRPPGACQANETILCELGNPFKRNQRMELLIAFEVIGVTLHTRDLQAQLQLSTSSHQDNLQPMTLTLLVDYTLQASLNMVSHRLQSFFGGTVMGESGMKTVEDVGSPLKFEFQVGPMGEGLAALGTLVLGLEWPYEVANGKWLLYPTEITVHGNGSWPCWPPGNFVNPLNLTLSVPGDGLSTLQRRRRQLDPGGGQGPPPVTLAAAKKANSETLLTCANGRAHCVWLECPIPDALVVTNMTVQARVWNSTFIEDYKDFDRVRVDGCATLFLRTSVPTINMENKTMLFSVDIDSELVEELPAEVELWLVLVAVGAGLLLLAFIILLLWKCGFFKRARTRALYEAKRQKAEMKSQPSETERLHDDY
- the ITGA3 gene encoding integrin alpha-3 isoform X2, with the protein product MGPGPRRAPRAPRRMLCALALMVAAGGRVASAFNLDTRFLVVKEAGNPGSLFGYSVALHRQTQGEQRYLLLAGAPRELAVPDGSTNRTGAVYLCPLTAHKNDCKRMDIKEKSDPDHHIIEDMWLGVTVASQGPAGRVLVCAHRYTQVLWSGTEDQRRMVGKCYVRGNDLELDPNDDWQTYHNEMCNSNTDYLETGMCQLGTSGGFTHSTVYFGAPGAYNWKGNSYMIQRKEWDLFEYSYKDPEDQGNLYIGYTVQVGSAILHPSDITIVTGAPRHRHVGAVFLLSQEAGGDLRRRQVVEGTQVGAYFGSAIALADLNNDGWQDLLVGAPYYFERKEEVGGAIYVFMNQAGTSFPAHPSLLLHGPSRSAFGFSVASIGDINQDGFQDIAVGAPFEGSGAGTVYIYHSGSGGLPRQPQQVIHGRELGLPGLATFGYSLSGRMDVDENFYPDLLVGSLSDHIVLLRARPVINILHRTLVARPSVLDPTLCTATSCVQVELCFAYNQSAGNPNYRRNITLAYTLEADRDRRPPRLRFARSQSAVFHGFFSMPEMRCQTLELLLMDNVRDKLRPIIISMNYSLPLRMPERPRLGLRSLDAYPVLNQAQALENRTEVQFQKECGPDNKCDSNLQMRAAFVSEQMQPQSRLQYSRDVRKLLLSINVTNVPSQERAGEDAHEALLTLAVPPALLLSSVRPPGACQANETILCELGNPFKRNQRMELLIAFEVIGVTLHTRDLQAQLQLSTSSHQDNLQPMTLTLLVDYTLQASLNMVSHRLQSFFGGTVMGESGMKTVEDVGSPLKFEFQVGPMGEGLAALGTLVLGLEWPYEVANGKWLLYPTEITVHGNGSWPCWPPGNFVNPLNLTLSVPGDGLSTLQRRRRQLDPGGGQGPPPVTLAAAKKANSETLLTCANGRAHCVWLECPIPDALVVTNMTVQARVWNSTFIEPAVDGDLLGLGPCKHRICHTNEPMCGRKAWPSEPLRDYKDFDRVRVDGCATLFLRTSVPTINMENKTMLFSVDIDSELVEELPAEVELWLVLVAVGAGLLLLAFIILLLWKCGFFKRARTRALYEAKRQKAEMKSQPSETERLHDDY